One genomic segment of Theobroma cacao cultivar B97-61/B2 chromosome 6, Criollo_cocoa_genome_V2, whole genome shotgun sequence includes these proteins:
- the LOC18596245 gene encoding uncharacterized protein LOC18596245 has protein sequence MLLSIASGLLFSEASRWATDRSQLPSAGKDLWNKVELCSLVLLSLFLHIVLIGFGHGIKGKASRWVIPVGWLAYFLGDWVATASLSTLLKRQIEKINAIEVLWAPFLLLHLGNAETMAANYLEESALWVRYLVGLLIQFGMAYYVYWRFQTRHTGFNFLATLIFIAGIIKCGERIWILSVSSFENYKKSVLRAPPPEISHTLEGKFDFPKHELLMDYLGREGVRPEAEYLHQAYLSFKMFVPLFSGLKLRFYKKLNDIFTLQKSMSAKEAFMLVDIELEFLYDMLYTKTSILNSVTGLILLSISLLSCISGFIAFSVFISKRPYPRVDVAITYLLLVVAIIADTLALVTQLFSKWTVRQWTKPGGKKLPKCVDRVINRWLKHRKKGKGITSMAQSSLLKYCLKSKATTISTVANKLRLGNTVLEKSLHQLDQNWRRPDWIDVDLELKDFIFLHLKEKRTQYEQKQFDFKSLSCLLNGGAYELLHSKELHEEVGWSLKDLEFTHSLLIWHIATDILYYDQRRRYPRGSFSARCRISKHLSDYMLYLLVKAPFMLRKGIGELRYRDTCREAVKFLDQEMQIKGVRLAATTLLAIDAEWRGFLFQMKGQGKSVFFAGSALAKRLRWLSREDEKRMDEDEVWEIISCVWMEMLVSAANHCDWKDHTMQLRHGKELLTHVALLMAHLGLSKHIRMTDLPLQLEAEGDSYNPPWKWAELDRLAYYLA, from the exons ATGCTACTTTCAA TTGCCAGTGGCCTGCTCTTTTCGGAGGCCAGCAGATGGGCCACCGACAGAAGTCAGCTCCCAAGTGCTGGCAAGGATTTGTGGAACAAAGTGGAGCTATGCTCACTTGTTCTACTTAGCCTCTTTCTGCACATTGTTCTCATTGGATTTGGGCATGGAATTAAGGGAAAAGCAAGTCGTTGGGTCATACCCGTTGGTTGGCTAGCATACTTCCTGGGAGACTGGGTTGCAACTGCTTCACTTTCTACCCTCCTAAAGCGCCAAATAGAGAAGATCAATGCCATTGAAGTGCTCTGGGCACCTTTCCTTCTCTTGCATCTTGGCAATGCGGAAACCATGGCTGCTAACTACTTGGAAGAAAGTGCATTGTGGGTAAGATACTTGGTTGGCCTACTCATCCAATTTGGGATGGCATATTATGTCTACTGGAGGTTCCAAACTAGACATACTGGGTTCAATTTTCTAGCTACGTTGATATTCATAGCTGGGATTATCAAGTGCGGGGAACGAATTTGGATTCTCAGTGTCTCAAGCTTCGAGAATTACAAAAAATCAGTTTTAAGAGCTCCTCCCCCTGAAATTTCACACACGCTCGAGGGCAAATTCGATTTTCCTAAGCATGAGCTACTGATGGATTACTTGGGAAGGGAAGGCGTAAGACCAGAAGCTGAATATCTCCATCAAGCATATCTTTCCTTCAAGATGTTCGTGCCCCTATTTTCAGGCCTCAAGCTTCGGTTTTACAAAAAGTTAAATGACATCTTCACTTTACAGAAGTCCATGTCCGCTAAAGAGGCCTTCATGTTGGTAGACATTGAACTAGAATTCTTGTACGACATGCTTTACACCAAGACCAGCATCCTTAACTCTGTCACGGGTCTCATCCTCCTCTCCATCAGCTTACTGTCTTGCATTTCAGGATTTATTGCCTTCTCAGTCTTCATTAGCAAGCGTCCCTACCCACGTGTCGACGTTGCCATAACTTACTTGCTGCTGGTGGTAGCTATTATTGCAGACACCCTTGCACTCGTTACGCAGCTATTCTCCAAGTGGACAGTGCGCCAGTGGACCAAACCAGGCGGCAAGAAGCTTCCTAAATGTGTTGATCGAGTTATTAATCGTTGGTTAAAGCATAGAAAGAAGGGGAAAGGAATCACATCCATGGCACAAAGTAGCCTTCTAAAATATTGCCTAAAGTCCAAGGCAACCACGATTAGTACAGTTGCAAATAAACTTCGCCTGGGAAACACAGTTTTAGAGAAGTCCCTGCATCAATTAGATCAGAATTGGCGTCGTCCTGATTGGATAGATGTGGACCTTGAACTGAAGGATTTCATTTTCCTTCATCTTAAAGAGAAACGTACGCAATACGAACAAAAGCAATTTGATTTCAAGTCACTCTCATGTTTACTGAACGGGGGAGCTTATGAGTTGCTACACAGCAAAGAACTCCACGAGGAGGTGGGTTGGAGCTTAAAGGATCTAGAGTTCACCCACAGCCTCCTTATTTGGCATATTGCTACGGATATTCTTTACTATGATCAACGAAGAAGGTATCCACGAGGAAGTTTCAGTGCCCGCTGCCGAATAAGTAAACACTTGTCCGATTACATGTTGTACCTCCTGGTTAAGGCTCCATTTATGCTTCGAAAAGGTATTGGTGAGCTGAGATACAGAGACACTTGCAGGGAAGCTGTCAAATTTCTCGACCAGGAAATGCAAATCAAAGGCGTTCGGTTGGCTGCCACGACGCTGCTGGCTATCGATGCAGAGTGGCGAGGGTTCCTTTTTCAGATGAAGGGGCAGGGGAAGTCGGTGTTCTTCGCAGGCAGTGCGCTTGCCAAAAGATTGAGATGGTTGTCAAGGGAAGACGAGAAGCGGATGGATGAAGACGAGGTATGGGAAATAATCAGCTGTGTTTGGATGGAGATGCTGGTCTCTGCTGCCAACCATTGCGATTGGAAAGATCATACAATGCAGCTTCGGCATGGCAAAGAGCTGCTCACTCACGTTGCTCTTTTGATGGCACATCTTGGTTTGAGCAAGCACATTCGGATGACGGATCTTCCACTGCAGCTTGAGGCAGAGGGGGATAGCTACAATCCCCCTTGGAAGTGGGCCGAACTTGACCGCCTGGCTTATTACTTGGCCTAA